Proteins encoded by one window of Ovis canadensis isolate MfBH-ARS-UI-01 breed Bighorn chromosome 14, ARS-UI_OviCan_v2, whole genome shotgun sequence:
- the CADM4 gene encoding cell adhesion molecule 4 isoform X2, with the protein MGRARRFQWPLLLLWAAAAGPGAGQEVQTENVTVAEGGVAEITCRLHQYDGSIVVIQNPARQTLFFNGTRALKDERFQLEEFSPRRVRIRLSDARLEDEGGYFCQLYTEDTHHQIATLTVLVAPENPIVEVREQAVEGGEVELSCLVPRSRPAAILRWYRDRKELKGVTSGQENGKVWSVASTVRFRVDRKDDGGIVTCEAQNQALPSGHSKQTQYVLDVQYSPTARIHASQAVVREGDTLVLTCAVTGNPRPNQIRWNRGNESLPERAEAVGETLTLPGLVSADNGTYTCEASNKHGHARALYVLVVYDPGAVVEAQTSVPYAIVGGILALLVFLIICVLVGMVWCSVRQKGSYLTHEASGLDEQGEAREAFLNGSDGHKRKEEFFI; encoded by the exons GGGCAGGACAGGAGGTACAGACGGAGAATGTGACAGTGGCTGAGGGTGGGGTGGCCGAGATAACCTGCCGACTGCACCAGTATGATGGATCCATAGTTGTCATTCAGAACCCCGCCCGGCAGACCCTCTTCTTCAATGGTACCCGTG CCCTGAAGGATGAGCGTTTCCAGCTTGAGGAGTTCTCCCCGCGCCGGGTACGGATCCGGCTCTCAGATGCTCGCCTGGAGGATGAGGGGGGCTACTTCTGCCAGCTCTACACAGAGGACACCCACCACCAGATTGCCACGCTCACTGTACTGG TGGCCCCGGAGAATCCTATAGTGGAGGTCCGGGAACAGGCGGTGGAGGGCGGCGAGGTGGAGCTCAGCTGTCTTGTTCCACGGTCCCGCCCTGCTGCCATCCTGCGCTGGTACCGGGACCGAAAGGAACTGAAAG GAGTGACCAGCGGCCAGGAAAATGGCAAGGTCTGGAGCGTGGCAAGCACAGTGCGGTTTCGTGTAGACCGCAAGGACGATGGCGGTATCGTCACCTGCGAGGCGCAGAACCAGGCGCTACCCTCCGGACACAGCAAGCAGACGCAGTACGTGCTGGACGTGCAGT ACTCCCCCACGGCCAGGATCCATGCCTCCCAAGCTGTGGTGAGGGAGGGAGACACACTGGTGCTGACGTGTGCTGTGACGGGGAACCCCAG GCCAAACCAGATCCGCTGGAACCGCGGTAATGAGTCTTTGCCAGAGCGGGCGGAGGCAGTCGGGGAGACGCTTACGCTGCCCGGCCTGGTATCCGCGGATAATGGCACCTACACCTGCGAGGCGTCCAACAAGCACGGCCACGCGAGGGCGCTCTATGTGCTCGTGGTCTACG ACCCTGGTGCGGTGGTAGAGGCTCAGACGTCGGTGCCCTACGCCATTGTGGGCGGCATCCTGGCGCTACTGGTGTTTCTGATCATCTGTGTGCTGGTGGGCATGGTCTGGTGCTCGGTACGGCAGAAGG GCTCCTATCTGACCCATGAGGCCAGTGGCTTGGATGAGCAGGGAGAAGCGAGAGAAGCCTTTCTCAATGGCAGCGATGGACACAAGAGGAAAGAAGAATTCTTCATCTga
- the CADM4 gene encoding cell adhesion molecule 4 isoform X1, translated as MGRARRFQWPLLLLWAAAAGPGAGQEVQTENVTVAEGGVAEITCRLHQYDGSIVVIQNPARQTLFFNGTRALKDERFQLEEFSPRRVRIRLSDARLEDEGGYFCQLYTEDTHHQIATLTVLVAPENPIVEVREQAVEGGEVELSCLVPRSRPAAILRWYRDRKELKGVTSGQENGKVWSVASTVRFRVDRKDDGGIVTCEAQNQALPSGHSKQTQYVLDVQYSPTARIHASQAVVREGDTLVLTCAVTGNPRPNQIRWNRGNESLPERAEAVGETLTLPGLVSADNGTYTCEASNKHGHARALYVLVVYDPGAVVEAQTSVPYAIVGGILALLVFLIICVLVGMVWCSVRQKGEWGRGQIQRRVWLVVASRRGWGLEPNSTEGGRRSRIGNLRPRSRKGRVFRSSILKGVKGWT; from the exons GGGCAGGACAGGAGGTACAGACGGAGAATGTGACAGTGGCTGAGGGTGGGGTGGCCGAGATAACCTGCCGACTGCACCAGTATGATGGATCCATAGTTGTCATTCAGAACCCCGCCCGGCAGACCCTCTTCTTCAATGGTACCCGTG CCCTGAAGGATGAGCGTTTCCAGCTTGAGGAGTTCTCCCCGCGCCGGGTACGGATCCGGCTCTCAGATGCTCGCCTGGAGGATGAGGGGGGCTACTTCTGCCAGCTCTACACAGAGGACACCCACCACCAGATTGCCACGCTCACTGTACTGG TGGCCCCGGAGAATCCTATAGTGGAGGTCCGGGAACAGGCGGTGGAGGGCGGCGAGGTGGAGCTCAGCTGTCTTGTTCCACGGTCCCGCCCTGCTGCCATCCTGCGCTGGTACCGGGACCGAAAGGAACTGAAAG GAGTGACCAGCGGCCAGGAAAATGGCAAGGTCTGGAGCGTGGCAAGCACAGTGCGGTTTCGTGTAGACCGCAAGGACGATGGCGGTATCGTCACCTGCGAGGCGCAGAACCAGGCGCTACCCTCCGGACACAGCAAGCAGACGCAGTACGTGCTGGACGTGCAGT ACTCCCCCACGGCCAGGATCCATGCCTCCCAAGCTGTGGTGAGGGAGGGAGACACACTGGTGCTGACGTGTGCTGTGACGGGGAACCCCAG GCCAAACCAGATCCGCTGGAACCGCGGTAATGAGTCTTTGCCAGAGCGGGCGGAGGCAGTCGGGGAGACGCTTACGCTGCCCGGCCTGGTATCCGCGGATAATGGCACCTACACCTGCGAGGCGTCCAACAAGCACGGCCACGCGAGGGCGCTCTATGTGCTCGTGGTCTACG ACCCTGGTGCGGTGGTAGAGGCTCAGACGTCGGTGCCCTACGCCATTGTGGGCGGCATCCTGGCGCTACTGGTGTTTCTGATCATCTGTGTGCTGGTGGGCATGGTCTGGTGCTCGGTACGGCAGAAGGGTGAGTGGGGGCGGGGTCAAATTCAGCGACGCGTGTGGTTGGTTGTGGCGTCCAGAAGAGGGTGGGGCCTAGAACCCAATTCGACAGAGGGAGGGCGTAGATCCAGGATTGGAAACTTGAGGCCCAGATCCCGAAAGGGGAGGGTCTTTCGGTCCAGTATCCTAAAAGGGGTGAAGGGTTGGACCTGA